The following nucleotide sequence is from Streptomyces xiamenensis.
GCGTGGCTCTCGTCGATGAGGCGGAAGGCATCTTCGGCTCTCTCCTCGTTCACCGCTCGCATGATCGATGTGGCCGTGTGGTGGCCGTGCCCGGGTACCAGGGCCAGGAACGCGCGCAGGGCCTGGGCGTGGAGCGGGGTGTAGCGGCGATAGCCGTGCGGGGTGCGGGCGGCCGGCGGAAGGATGCCGGCCTCCTCGTAGTTCCTGACCGCCTGCGTGGACAGACCGTGCCGGCGGGCCAGGTCGATCGGCCTGAGCCGTTCAGCGGTTTGAGGGTTTGCTCCCATGTTCCTGCCGTTGTCGCGCAAAAGTTTCAACCGGAGCTTCAACGATAGCGTTGAAGCCATGGCTATTGATGTCAAGGACAGCGCTCATGCCGTCGACGCCGCCTCCGTCATGCGGCTGCTTCCGGCCCGGCCGCGGGTGCTCGCCCTGGGGGAGCCCACTCACGGTGAGGAGTCGCTGCTCGAGGTGCGCAACGAGTTGTTCCGGCAGTTCGTGGAGCGGGAGGGGTACCGGACGATCGCGATCGAGAGCGATTGCCTGCTGGGCCTGGTGGTGGACGAGTACGTCACAGGGGGCACGGACGATCTCGACCGGGCGATGGAAGGGGGGTTCAGCCACGGGCTCGGGTCCTCCGGGGCCAACCGTGAACTGGTGCGCTGGGTACGGGCGTACAACGAGGGGCGGCCGGTCGCCGAGTGCGTGCGGTTCGCCGGTTTCGACGGCCCGCTGGAGATCACCGGTGCGGCGAGTCCCCGGTACGCCCTTGTGGCGCTGTACGACTACCTCGCGGCGCGGGTCGCCCCGGACCTGCTGCCCTGCACAACGGAGACACTGGAGCGGCTGCTCGGGGCGGACGAGCCGTGGACGGAGCCGGCCGCGATGACGGACGCCTCCCGGTCCGTGGGGCAGTCGGCGCGGGCCAGGGAACTGATGCTGCTCGCGGACGACCTGGTGGCGCTCCTGGACGCGCGGGCTCCCGAGCCGACCACGTCCGGGTCGCGGGAGGAGTGGCACCGGGCGCGCCTGTACGGACGCACCGCCACCGGTCTGCTGCGGTACCACTTCTGGATGGCCGACAGCTCAGCCGGCCGGATGAGCCGGCTGGTGGAGCTGCGGGACCGGATGATGGCCGACAATCTGCTGGCGCTCGCCGAACGGGGCCCGGTGCTGGTCCACGCCCACAACTCCCATCTTCAGCGGGACCGGAGCTCGATGCGGATGTGGGACCAGCCGCTGGTGGAGTGGTGGAGCGCCGGTGCCATCGTGAGCGCGCACCTGGGCGCGGAGTACGCCTTCGTGGCCACGGCGCTCGGCACGATCCGGCACCGGGGTGTGGACGAGCCGCCGCCGAAGAGCGTCGAAGGGCTGCTGTACGCGCTGCCGGATGATCGGTACGTCGTCGATGTCCGGCGGCTGAACTCCGTTCTCGGCGAGCCGCGGCCCGCCGCTCGCACATCGTCCTGGTTCGGGTACGCGCCACTCGACCCGGCGCACCTGGGCGGGCTCGACGGCATGGTGTTCGTGAAGGACATGCGGCGGTGTGCGGGCGGTGACCGGGGCGCCTGACCGGTGTCCCGGCCGGGGCGGTCGTGGTCCGGCGCCCTGGAGGGTGAGGCGGTGGCCCTTCGGGGGCCCGCCACCACCGGCTGTTCGCGCGGCGCCCTGCGCGCCGACCCCGGCGTCATGACCGCGGGTTTGGAAGGGTGGCCGCCCGCCCCTGAACGGGGCGGGCGGTTTCTTCGTCGGGGAGCACGGTTCAGCTGCTGCCGGCCTGTGCCTCGGGCTCGCTGATGCCCTGTCCGACAAAGGTCACCCAGTTGACATTGAGCTCACCGGTGGTCTTCACGAAGTACAGCGGACCGCTGTGACCGGCGCTCTCACCGCTCACCGGGCCGGCGAAGTCGTCGTACGTCTGCCAGCCACCGGTGGGCTCGACCCGCACGGTGGCGACCACCGGCCCCTCCGGATCACCGGTGCGGACCTCGACCGTCGCGCCCGCGGAGGGCGAGGCGGCCCGCAGGCCGATCTCGTCGATGCCGG
It contains:
- a CDS encoding erythromycin esterase family protein produces the protein MAIDVKDSAHAVDAASVMRLLPARPRVLALGEPTHGEESLLEVRNELFRQFVEREGYRTIAIESDCLLGLVVDEYVTGGTDDLDRAMEGGFSHGLGSSGANRELVRWVRAYNEGRPVAECVRFAGFDGPLEITGAASPRYALVALYDYLAARVAPDLLPCTTETLERLLGADEPWTEPAAMTDASRSVGQSARARELMLLADDLVALLDARAPEPTTSGSREEWHRARLYGRTATGLLRYHFWMADSSAGRMSRLVELRDRMMADNLLALAERGPVLVHAHNSHLQRDRSSMRMWDQPLVEWWSAGAIVSAHLGAEYAFVATALGTIRHRGVDEPPPKSVEGLLYALPDDRYVVDVRRLNSVLGEPRPAARTSSWFGYAPLDPAHLGGLDGMVFVKDMRRCAGGDRGA